A genome region from Akkermansiaceae bacterium includes the following:
- the glnD gene encoding [protein-PII] uridylyltransferase — protein MPETPATKAVSLQPAIDGQLSPAERTALFKRYIGAEQARILALHNAGGGGLEIARARAEFIDTLISTILQATIRSHGIEESPIALVAVGGYGRGTLNPGSDIDLLFLLPRASTKLPKPVQELVQQILYPLWDVGFKVGHSCRSTAECILEARADPQNFTALIDTRLIAGNTELYAELVEKFAKNCLSKKPDAFVALRRQDLRSRYKKSSHTVFLQEPNVKESCGGLRDYQNIHWVARVKTGSENLQKLVDDRLITAATLREIDEAYDFLMRVRNQLHYHSGKSTDILTLQLQGVVATAFGYPQRSILRRTEAFMRDYYRHTRALYRHTTSLMETFEIQQETVAESGIGSYLTFRKKKREEFDGFIAKEGRIHPANQDIFRDDPHRMMRLFQHCQQRNLRLSPQLRRLVASHWEDIDRPFRYLKANRETFQAILERKGEVAKTLRQMHRIGFLGRYLPEFGALDCLVQHEFFHRYTADEHTLRCIDELDKLVGSTDPSLEVFRRIFHQIVDPYALYIALILHDTGRSENVREHIDGSAMLAIKLCSRLQIKGPRRALIMFLVDNHLTFWRTATTRNLEHPEVIAEFAAIMKTPEKLDALYLFTYCDTNGTAPGAWNGWKASLMQNLHKATRRFLQEGREGFARKLDADRKAARAEVTAIMREDYHAEIRQHFDRTPAAAFAYREASDIKTQIRTVRHFLLAEKDAQTPDPFCIKWIDEPEKGYSEMVLASRDRPLLLEKLCCALASEQINILSADLFTRSDEIVLNIFRVCTTNFEPIADEAARNRVTATFTDILGAETYDPETYLKRKANFLRPRTETGLSVPVRAHVSNDLHPTCTTVEIQAQDRIGLLHDLFHTINEAGLDTAHARICTEKGVAMDTLYITTADHKQIGDPETLRMLEDKFSRLVDRPDA, from the coding sequence ATGCCCGAAACACCCGCAACGAAAGCCGTTTCCCTCCAGCCCGCCATCGACGGCCAGCTTTCCCCCGCCGAGCGCACCGCCCTTTTCAAGCGCTACATCGGCGCGGAGCAGGCGCGCATCCTCGCCCTCCACAATGCGGGCGGAGGGGGGCTGGAAATCGCACGGGCGCGCGCGGAATTCATCGACACCCTGATCTCCACGATCCTGCAGGCGACCATCCGCTCCCACGGAATCGAGGAATCCCCCATCGCACTCGTCGCCGTCGGCGGATATGGGCGCGGCACGCTGAACCCGGGCTCCGACATCGACCTGCTTTTCCTCCTGCCGCGGGCTTCTACGAAGCTGCCAAAGCCCGTCCAGGAACTCGTCCAGCAGATCCTCTACCCGCTCTGGGACGTCGGCTTCAAGGTCGGCCACTCCTGCCGCTCCACCGCCGAGTGCATCCTGGAAGCCCGCGCGGACCCGCAGAATTTCACCGCGCTTATCGACACGCGGCTCATCGCGGGGAACACGGAGCTTTATGCGGAGCTCGTGGAGAAATTCGCGAAAAACTGCCTCTCGAAAAAACCCGACGCTTTCGTGGCACTGCGGCGCCAGGATCTGCGCTCCCGTTACAAAAAAAGCTCCCACACCGTTTTCCTGCAGGAGCCGAACGTGAAGGAATCCTGCGGCGGCCTGCGCGATTACCAGAACATCCATTGGGTTGCGCGGGTGAAGACGGGATCTGAAAACCTGCAGAAGCTCGTCGATGACAGGCTCATCACCGCCGCCACCTTGCGCGAGATCGACGAGGCATACGATTTCCTGATGCGGGTGCGCAACCAACTCCACTACCACAGCGGGAAATCCACGGACATCCTCACACTCCAGCTACAGGGAGTGGTGGCCACCGCCTTCGGATACCCGCAGCGCAGCATCCTGCGCCGCACCGAGGCCTTCATGCGGGACTACTACCGCCACACCCGCGCCCTCTACCGCCACACCACCTCCCTGATGGAGACTTTCGAGATCCAGCAGGAAACCGTCGCCGAGAGCGGCATCGGCTCCTACCTGACCTTTCGGAAAAAGAAGCGCGAGGAGTTCGACGGCTTCATCGCCAAGGAAGGCCGCATCCATCCGGCCAACCAGGACATTTTCAGGGATGATCCGCACCGCATGATGCGCCTCTTCCAGCACTGCCAGCAGCGCAACCTGCGGCTCTCCCCCCAACTCCGCCGCCTTGTCGCCAGCCACTGGGAGGACATCGACAGGCCGTTCCGCTACCTCAAGGCGAACCGGGAGACCTTCCAGGCCATCCTCGAGCGCAAGGGCGAGGTCGCCAAGACCCTTCGGCAGATGCACCGCATCGGTTTCCTGGGGCGATACCTGCCGGAATTCGGTGCGCTGGACTGCCTCGTCCAGCACGAGTTCTTCCACCGCTACACCGCCGACGAGCACACCCTCCGCTGCATCGACGAGCTCGACAAGCTCGTCGGAAGCACGGATCCCTCGCTGGAGGTTTTCCGCCGCATCTTCCACCAGATCGTGGATCCCTACGCCCTCTACATCGCCCTCATACTGCATGACACCGGGCGCTCGGAAAACGTCCGCGAGCACATCGATGGCTCCGCCATGCTCGCCATCAAGCTTTGCTCACGCCTCCAGATCAAGGGGCCGCGCCGCGCACTCATCATGTTCCTGGTGGACAACCACCTCACCTTCTGGCGCACCGCCACCACGCGCAACCTGGAGCATCCGGAGGTCATCGCGGAGTTCGCCGCGATCATGAAGACCCCGGAGAAGCTCGATGCCCTCTATCTCTTCACCTACTGCGATACGAACGGCACCGCCCCGGGAGCATGGAACGGCTGGAAAGCATCCCTCATGCAAAACCTGCACAAGGCCACCCGCAGGTTCCTGCAGGAAGGGCGCGAGGGCTTCGCACGCAAGCTCGATGCCGACCGCAAGGCGGCGCGCGCCGAGGTGACCGCCATCATGCGCGAGGACTACCATGCGGAGATCCGCCAGCACTTCGACCGCACCCCGGCGGCCGCCTTCGCCTACCGCGAGGCGTCGGACATCAAGACGCAGATCCGCACCGTCCGCCATTTCCTGCTCGCGGAGAAAGACGCGCAAACCCCGGATCCGTTCTGCATCAAGTGGATCGATGAGCCGGAAAAAGGATACTCCGAGATGGTGCTTGCCTCCCGCGACCGCCCGCTACTCCTCGAAAAGCTCTGCTGCGCCCTCGCCTCGGAGCAGATCAACATCCTTTCCGCAGATCTCTTCACCCGCAGCGACGAGATCGTACTCAACATCTTCCGCGTCTGCACGACGAACTTCGAGCCCATCGCCGATGAGGCAGCCCGCAACCGCGTCACCGCAACTTTCACCGACATCCTTGGAGCCGAAACCTACGATCCGGAAACCTACCTCAAGCGCAAGGCGAACTTCCTCAGACCCCGCACCGAGACCGGCCTCTCCGTGCCGGTGCGCGCGCATGTGTCGAACGATCTCCACCCCACCTGCACCACCGTCGAGATCCAGGCGCAGGATAGGATAGGCTTGCTGCACGACCTTTTCCACACCATCAACGAGGCTGGCCTGGACACCGCGCACGCCCGCATCTGCACGGAGAAAGGGGTGGCCATGGACACCCTTTACATCACCACGGCGGACCACAAGCAGATCGGCGATCCGGAAACCCTGCGCATGCTGGAAGACAAATTCAGCCGGCTCGTTGACCGCCCCGATGCCTAG
- a CDS encoding 2OG-Fe(II) oxygenase, translating into MVDGIQRSGWIALPGFLEKDLAGVLSAESRAAWEEGEFRRAGVGRGKDLVIREDVRMDHVMWLRDGEITECQRRYLTRLEEVRLALNRGLYLGLMDFEGHFAVYPEGGFYKPHLDRHRETSDRIVTVILYLNPGWEPGDGGELKIWTQPGDREGEFVMVEPKLGTLVCFLAGDHWHEVLPAGKTRASITGWFRSSRG; encoded by the coding sequence TTGGTTGATGGCATTCAGCGATCCGGGTGGATCGCGCTTCCGGGTTTCCTGGAAAAGGATCTTGCCGGCGTGCTTTCGGCGGAGAGCCGGGCGGCCTGGGAGGAGGGCGAGTTCCGCCGGGCGGGGGTCGGGCGCGGGAAGGATCTGGTGATCCGCGAGGATGTGCGGATGGATCATGTGATGTGGCTGCGGGATGGTGAGATTACGGAATGCCAGCGGCGTTACCTCACGAGGCTGGAGGAGGTGCGGCTGGCGCTGAACCGGGGGCTCTACCTGGGGCTGATGGATTTCGAGGGGCATTTCGCGGTGTATCCTGAGGGCGGTTTCTACAAGCCGCACCTCGACCGCCACCGGGAGACCTCCGATCGGATCGTGACTGTGATCCTCTACCTCAACCCCGGCTGGGAGCCGGGCGATGGAGGGGAGCTGAAAATATGGACGCAGCCGGGGGACAGGGAGGGGGAGTTTGTGATGGTCGAGCCGAAACTGGGGACGCTGGTATGCTTCCTGGCCGGGGATCATTGGCATGAGGTGCTGCCCGCGGGGAAGACGCGGGCCAGCATCACCGGATGGTTCCGGAGCTCGCGGGGCTAG
- the gatC gene encoding Asp-tRNA(Asn)/Glu-tRNA(Gln) amidotransferase subunit GatC, translating into MSHEHIDVRYVAKLARLDLTEEEATVFQGQLDSILHHVESLSALDLPDDLGTEDHASLAMMRDDSPGTSLAPSLVLANAPEQAQGQIRVPKVVADA; encoded by the coding sequence ATGTCCCACGAACATATCGATGTCCGCTACGTGGCGAAGCTCGCCCGCCTCGACCTCACCGAGGAGGAAGCCACCGTTTTCCAGGGCCAGCTCGATTCCATACTGCACCATGTCGAATCGCTTTCCGCCCTGGATCTGCCGGACGATCTGGGCACCGAAGACCACGCAAGCCTCGCCATGATGCGCGACGACAGCCCCGGCACCAGCCTCGCCCCCTCCCTCGTCCTGGCCAACGCCCCCGAACAAGCGCAAGGCCAGATCCGCGTCCCGAAAGTCGTCGCCGACGCCTGA
- the gatA gene encoding Asp-tRNA(Asn)/Glu-tRNA(Gln) amidotransferase subunit GatA, with product MTLTSLRQSYANGETTPSSMLRSLAEKISERDAMTGAFVSHDIDAALEAAGKADLSKPLGGLPIAIKDNINTLGQPCTCGSRFLDNAYTAPYDATVIRKLKEAGAIPFGRMNMDEFAMGSATENSAIQLTRNPRDPERIAGGSSGGSAAAVADGTAFAALGSDTGGSIRQPASHCGVVGLKPTYGRVSRYGLVAFASSLDQIGPLTRSVDDAALILQAIAGHDPLDTTSLNVPVPDYSAGINDGVEGVKIGIPAEYFGEGIHPGVRANVEKATKELEAKGAILVPISLPHTQYAVAAYYVIAPAEASSNLSRFDGIRYGNRAPNPADIIDVYHQSRENGFGPEVKRRIILGTYVLSSGYYDAFYTRAQKVRKLITRDFSEAFAKVDAILSPVAPTPARKIGSCSDDPLQDYLSDIFTIPANLAGIPAISVPCGTTSFDGSDNLPVGLQILAPHLGEAMMLRVAKAAEQRL from the coding sequence ATGACCCTCACCAGCCTCCGCCAGAGCTACGCGAACGGCGAAACCACGCCCTCCTCCATGCTCCGCAGCCTTGCGGAAAAGATCTCCGAGCGCGACGCGATGACCGGCGCCTTCGTTTCCCATGACATTGATGCCGCCCTGGAAGCGGCCGGGAAAGCCGATCTCTCAAAGCCCCTCGGCGGCCTGCCCATCGCCATCAAGGACAACATAAACACCCTGGGCCAGCCCTGCACCTGCGGCTCGAGGTTTCTCGATAATGCCTACACCGCGCCCTACGACGCCACGGTCATCCGGAAACTCAAAGAGGCGGGAGCCATCCCCTTCGGCCGCATGAACATGGACGAGTTCGCGATGGGTTCCGCCACGGAAAACTCCGCCATCCAGCTCACCCGCAACCCGCGCGATCCGGAACGCATCGCGGGCGGTTCCTCGGGAGGCTCCGCTGCGGCGGTTGCGGACGGCACGGCCTTCGCCGCGCTCGGATCGGACACCGGCGGCTCGATCCGCCAGCCCGCCTCGCATTGCGGCGTGGTCGGCCTCAAGCCCACCTACGGGCGCGTTTCCCGATACGGGCTGGTTGCCTTCGCATCCTCGCTGGATCAGATCGGCCCGCTGACCCGCTCGGTGGATGATGCGGCGCTCATCCTCCAGGCCATCGCCGGGCACGATCCTCTCGACACGACCTCTCTCAATGTCCCGGTGCCGGATTATTCCGCCGGGATCAACGACGGGGTCGAGGGAGTGAAGATCGGCATCCCCGCCGAATATTTCGGCGAGGGCATCCATCCCGGAGTCCGCGCGAATGTGGAGAAAGCCACCAAGGAGCTGGAAGCGAAGGGGGCGATTCTCGTCCCCATTTCCCTGCCCCACACGCAATACGCCGTCGCCGCCTACTACGTGATCGCCCCGGCCGAGGCCTCCTCGAACCTCTCCCGCTTCGATGGCATCCGCTACGGAAACCGCGCACCGAACCCCGCCGACATCATCGATGTCTATCACCAGTCGCGCGAAAACGGCTTCGGCCCCGAGGTCAAGAGGCGCATCATCCTTGGCACCTACGTGCTTTCCTCCGGCTACTACGATGCCTTCTACACAAGGGCGCAGAAGGTGAGGAAACTCATCACCCGGGATTTCAGCGAAGCCTTCGCGAAGGTCGATGCGATCCTCTCCCCGGTCGCCCCGACCCCCGCCCGCAAGATCGGTTCCTGCTCGGACGATCCGCTCCAGGACTACCTTTCCGACATCTTCACCATCCCGGCGAACCTCGCCGGCATCCCCGCGATCTCAGTCCCCTGCGGCACGACCTCCTTCGACGGCTCCGACAATCTCCCCGTCGGCCTCCAGATCCTCGCACCACACCTCGGCGAGGCCATGATGCTCCGCGTCGCCAAGGCCGCTGAGCAGCGACTCTGA
- the eboE gene encoding metabolite traffic protein EboE: MTLGYCTNIHPAETWAETLRALDTHVMAVRDRLLESGEQPANQSYPIGLRLSALAARELLSGDHLGRFQDWLAEKNSHVFTINGFPYGSFHGTRVKEKVFLPDWTSRERVDYTLDLFQILAAIAPKNVGGSVSTLPGSHKTFHAEEAPIRENLIEMAYYIEDLSQQHQLDLHLGLEPEPLGHFENTAETLAFFQRLHDHAKSPAILGKRIGLNFDSCHFAIEFDDAAPSLDAIRDAGIRLSKIHLSNALSLDPGNPAAIEAIRGFDEPTYFHQVIARRPDGSLERFLDLPVFLAAVDGGKANPSDFAEARVHFHIPLDAQPEAPLASTHNHVEQTLAWFRKHPSACKHFEIETYTWGVLPGKLQRPVEEQIAAEYRWVLGQLNSTSTEHRSLHTDHPIS, from the coding sequence ATGACCCTCGGCTACTGCACCAACATCCACCCTGCCGAAACGTGGGCGGAAACACTCCGTGCTCTCGACACCCATGTCATGGCGGTGCGCGACCGCCTGCTGGAGTCCGGCGAGCAGCCTGCAAACCAGTCCTACCCCATCGGCCTGCGGCTGTCCGCACTCGCCGCCCGCGAGCTTCTTTCGGGCGATCACCTCGGGAGATTCCAGGACTGGCTCGCGGAAAAAAACTCGCATGTCTTCACAATCAATGGCTTCCCCTACGGCTCCTTCCACGGCACCCGGGTGAAGGAAAAGGTCTTCCTCCCCGACTGGACCAGCCGGGAACGGGTCGATTACACGCTAGACCTTTTCCAGATCCTGGCCGCCATCGCCCCCAAAAACGTCGGCGGCTCGGTCTCCACACTCCCCGGCTCGCACAAGACCTTCCACGCCGAGGAGGCACCGATCCGGGAAAACCTCATCGAGATGGCCTATTACATCGAGGATCTCTCGCAGCAACACCAGCTCGACCTCCACCTCGGCCTGGAGCCGGAGCCGCTCGGACATTTCGAGAACACCGCGGAGACCCTGGCGTTTTTCCAACGCCTCCACGATCATGCGAAATCCCCCGCCATCCTCGGGAAACGCATCGGCCTGAACTTCGATTCCTGCCACTTCGCCATCGAGTTCGACGACGCCGCCCCGTCGCTCGATGCGATCCGCGACGCCGGGATCCGCCTCTCGAAGATCCACCTCTCCAACGCCCTCTCGCTCGATCCCGGGAACCCCGCCGCCATCGAGGCCATCCGCGGCTTCGACGAACCGACCTATTTCCACCAGGTCATCGCCCGCCGCCCGGATGGCTCGCTCGAAAGGTTCCTCGACCTGCCCGTTTTTCTCGCCGCCGTAGATGGAGGAAAAGCGAACCCATCCGATTTCGCCGAAGCCCGCGTCCATTTCCACATCCCGCTCGATGCCCAGCCGGAGGCACCGCTCGCCTCCACCCACAACCACGTGGAGCAGACCCTCGCATGGTTCCGCAAGCATCCGTCCGCCTGCAAACATTTCGAGATCGAAACCTACACCTGGGGAGTCCTTCCCGGAAAACTCCAGCGCCCCGTCGAAGAGCAGATCGCCGCCGAGTACCGCTGGGTTCTCGGGCAGCTAAATTCCACTTCCACTGAACACAGATCACTGCACACTGACCACCCAATCTCATGA
- a CDS encoding peptidylprolyl isomerase, translated as MNDIKITLHTSAGDIDATFYSSKVPMTCAAFLNLAKRGYYDGIAFHRVIANFMIQGGDPTGTGRGGPGYKFADEFHPDLRHRSPGVFSMANAGPGTNGSQFFITHNATPHLDGKHSVFGQVTNGQDVVDKIKQGDKITSVTIHDDTTDLFEAQKDNVEHWNSILDKA; from the coding sequence ATGAACGACATCAAGATCACACTCCACACCTCCGCCGGCGACATCGACGCCACCTTCTACTCCTCCAAGGTCCCGATGACCTGCGCGGCCTTCCTGAACCTCGCCAAGCGCGGCTACTACGATGGCATCGCCTTCCACCGTGTGATCGCGAATTTCATGATCCAGGGCGGCGACCCGACCGGCACCGGCCGGGGCGGCCCGGGCTACAAGTTCGCCGACGAGTTCCACCCGGATCTCCGCCACCGCTCACCCGGCGTATTCTCCATGGCCAACGCCGGCCCCGGCACGAACGGCTCGCAGTTCTTCATCACCCACAACGCCACCCCGCACCTTGATGGCAAGCACTCGGTGTTCGGCCAGGTGACCAACGGCCAGGACGTCGTCGATAAGATCAAGCAAGGCGACAAGATCACCTCGGTCACCATCCATGATGACACCACCGATCTCTTCGAGGCCCAGAAGGACAACGTCGAGCACTGGAACAGCATCCTCGACAAAGCCTGA
- a CDS encoding gluconokinase, producing MRPGHPRVVLIMGVSGSGKTTIARLLASRLGGVFFDADDFHPPGNIAKMAAGIPLDDADRLPWLIRLRDEVIAPAPPDRVTVLACSALKRSYRETLGQDLATVFLHGDEATLIGRLAARPGHFMRPDMLAGQLAALEPPDESEALRFPATLTPEEITDGIVRAFFLEV from the coding sequence ATGAGGCCGGGGCATCCGAGGGTCGTCCTGATCATGGGTGTCTCCGGCTCCGGAAAAACCACCATAGCCCGCCTCCTCGCCTCACGGCTTGGGGGCGTTTTTTTCGATGCGGACGATTTCCATCCGCCCGGGAACATCGCGAAGATGGCGGCGGGGATCCCGCTCGATGATGCCGACCGCCTCCCATGGTTGATCAGGCTTCGAGACGAGGTGATCGCACCCGCCCCGCCGGATCGCGTTACGGTTCTCGCCTGCTCCGCGCTCAAGCGCTCTTACCGGGAAACCCTCGGCCAAGACCTGGCCACGGTTTTCCTCCATGGGGACGAAGCCACCCTTATCGGTCGCCTCGCCGCCCGTCCCGGCCATTTCATGCGCCCGGACATGCTCGCCGGCCAGCTCGCCGCCCTTGAACCGCCGGACGAATCCGAGGCGCTCCGTTTCCCCGCAACACTCACCCCGGAGGAAATCACCGACGGCATCGTCCGAGCCTTCTTCCTTGAGGTTTAG